Proteins from a genomic interval of Gordonia sp. SL306:
- a CDS encoding exodeoxyribonuclease III has translation MRIATWNVNSIRARSEAVVGWMERNDIDVLAMQETKCRDDEFPLMSFLAGGYDVAHIGTGGFNGVAIASRIGLDEVEIGFEGQPNFGTEHTAPAREARAISARCGAIRVWSLYVPNGRALDDPHYRYKLDWLGRLRDIGSLWLAHDPAAQIVLAGDWNIIPTDDDVWDPAQFDGRTHVSEPERAALQAIRDAGFHDSARPYADAYTFWDYTQLRFPRDEGMRIDYLLCSPAFDDRVRGAFVDRSARKGKGASDHAPVVLEI, from the coding sequence ATGCGCATCGCCACCTGGAACGTGAACTCCATCCGTGCGCGCTCGGAGGCCGTCGTCGGCTGGATGGAACGCAACGACATCGACGTGCTCGCGATGCAGGAGACGAAATGCCGCGACGACGAGTTCCCGCTGATGAGCTTCCTGGCCGGCGGTTACGACGTCGCCCACATCGGCACCGGCGGGTTCAACGGGGTCGCCATCGCCTCCCGGATCGGGCTCGACGAGGTGGAGATCGGCTTCGAAGGTCAGCCGAACTTCGGAACCGAGCACACCGCACCGGCGCGGGAGGCCCGCGCAATCTCCGCGCGGTGCGGTGCGATACGGGTGTGGAGCCTCTACGTACCCAATGGCCGGGCCCTCGACGACCCGCACTACCGGTACAAGCTCGACTGGCTGGGCAGACTCCGCGACATCGGGTCACTCTGGCTGGCCCACGACCCAGCGGCGCAGATCGTCCTGGCCGGTGACTGGAACATCATCCCGACCGACGACGACGTGTGGGACCCCGCGCAGTTCGACGGCAGGACCCATGTGTCCGAACCCGAGCGGGCTGCCCTGCAGGCGATCCGGGACGCCGGATTCCACGACTCGGCCCGCCCCTACGCCGATGCGTACACCTTCTGGGATTACACCCAACTCCGGTTCCCGCGTGACGAGGGCATGCGGATCGACTACCTGCTCTGCTCCCCCGCGTTCGACGACCGGGTCCGCGGCGCTTTCGTCGACCGCAGCGCCCGAAAGGGCAAGGGTGCCAGCGACCATGCCCCGGTCGTCCTGGAGATCTGA
- a CDS encoding barstar family protein: MTSSEHTPIPLAQFISAAGRFGPVAGVLTGPRLSWVPHNLVVRSVDADRMTTVAALFDEFARAWTFPDHFGHNRDAFDECMRHLDESQPDVSPPDVSPPAAYLTVIENAPRLLGHEPDDLRWFAGSLEFYRDHYRDVADPAAAFAVALLSPPTLRRRVETRWHDAGSPVALIES, translated from the coding sequence GTGACCAGCTCCGAGCACACCCCGATCCCGCTGGCACAGTTCATCTCTGCCGCCGGGCGTTTCGGTCCGGTGGCGGGCGTGCTGACCGGGCCCCGGTTGTCGTGGGTCCCGCACAACCTCGTCGTGCGGTCCGTCGACGCCGACCGGATGACCACCGTCGCTGCGCTGTTCGACGAATTCGCCCGGGCCTGGACGTTTCCGGATCATTTCGGGCACAACCGGGACGCGTTCGACGAGTGCATGCGTCACCTCGACGAGAGTCAACCGGACGTGAGCCCGCCGGACGTGAGCCCGCCGGCGGCCTACCTCACCGTGATCGAGAACGCGCCGCGCCTGCTGGGTCACGAACCCGACGATCTGCGCTGGTTCGCAGGATCTCTCGAGTTCTACCGCGACCATTACCGCGACGTCGCCGACCCGGCCGCCGCCTTCGCCGTCGCACTGCTGAGTCCACCCACCCTCCGTCGACGGGTCGAGACACGCTGGCACGACGCCGGCTCGCCGGTCGCCCTGATCGAGAGCTGA
- a CDS encoding ribonuclease domain-containing protein, producing MVAASASKRRQAILSVATVVAIAVVAALTWALSGADDHRSTTADSSTTVTSAASGQSSSGAPGAVPAHVLHTLALIDAGTWPEAADAPGTRGGDIFRNSEGNLPATDGRGRRITYREWDVNPKEPGRSRDAERIVTGGEGSAWYTADHYRTFVKIRGPDL from the coding sequence GTGGTGGCGGCGAGCGCGAGCAAGCGGCGGCAGGCGATCCTGTCGGTGGCCACCGTGGTGGCCATCGCCGTCGTTGCGGCGCTGACCTGGGCACTCAGCGGCGCAGACGACCACAGGTCGACGACCGCCGACTCGTCGACGACGGTGACCTCGGCCGCATCGGGACAATCGAGTTCCGGTGCGCCGGGAGCCGTACCCGCACACGTCCTGCACACCCTCGCTCTGATCGACGCGGGCACATGGCCCGAGGCCGCCGATGCCCCCGGTACCCGCGGCGGGGACATCTTCCGGAATTCCGAGGGCAACCTGCCGGCGACCGACGGCCGCGGACGCCGCATCACGTATCGCGAGTGGGACGTCAACCCGAAAGAACCCGGGCGCAGCCGCGACGCCGAGCGGATCGTCACCGGTGGCGAAGGCAGCGCCTGGTACACGGCCGACCACTACCGCACTTTCGTCAAGATCCGGGGGCCCGACCTGTGA
- a CDS encoding GNAT family N-acetyltransferase, whose protein sequence is MSEPFVGDRIVVRYRLGDATPADWRGDPAAAQSDVTGILREDGDPLVIDRDGTHESIPRAAVTSVRLLSRVTVRNSEIRAVEAAAAAAWPGTESAMVSGWLLRAGGGFTRRANSAVPVEFGADTDADAIAAMRGWYSARGLPTMIALPERLIPAGHIDGRSRSGEVQMLVRDVAGVPTATSEVPVRLADAPTTPWLRAYRGADVDVEVAAAVVAGSRGPVTFASIGDDDDPVSIGRATVTESTDGTRWLGLTALWTSSARRREGLARAVLSGLVGWGAEHGAQRTYVQVEADNRIAGNWYRTLGFGLHHTYRYVEI, encoded by the coding sequence ATGAGCGAGCCCTTCGTCGGCGACCGGATCGTCGTGCGCTACCGCCTCGGCGACGCCACCCCCGCGGACTGGCGCGGCGATCCGGCGGCCGCGCAGTCGGACGTGACGGGAATCCTGCGCGAGGACGGGGATCCGCTGGTCATCGACCGGGACGGCACACACGAATCCATCCCGCGGGCGGCGGTCACGTCCGTCCGGCTCCTGTCCCGGGTGACCGTCCGCAACTCGGAGATCCGGGCCGTCGAGGCGGCCGCCGCGGCGGCCTGGCCGGGCACCGAATCGGCGATGGTGTCGGGCTGGCTGTTGCGGGCGGGCGGCGGATTCACCCGACGCGCGAATTCGGCGGTGCCGGTGGAGTTCGGTGCCGACACCGATGCCGACGCGATCGCCGCGATGCGCGGCTGGTACTCGGCCCGCGGTCTGCCGACGATGATCGCGTTGCCCGAGCGACTCATCCCCGCCGGACACATCGACGGCCGGTCGCGCAGCGGTGAGGTGCAGATGTTGGTCCGCGACGTCGCCGGCGTCCCCACGGCCACCTCGGAGGTGCCCGTCCGGCTGGCCGACGCACCGACGACGCCCTGGCTGCGCGCGTATCGCGGCGCCGACGTCGACGTCGAGGTCGCCGCGGCGGTGGTGGCCGGGTCGCGCGGACCGGTGACCTTCGCATCGATCGGCGACGACGACGATCCGGTGTCCATCGGTCGCGCCACGGTCACCGAATCGACGGACGGCACCCGGTGGCTCGGTCTCACCGCGCTGTGGACCTCGTCGGCCCGGCGCCGCGAAGGGCTCGCCCGAGCAGTGCTCTCGGGTCTGGTCGGCTGGGGCGCCGAGCACGGCGCGCAGCGCACCTACGTACAGGTCGAGGCCGACAACCGGATCGCCGGGAACTGGTATCGCACCCTCGGTTTCGGACTGCATCACACGTACCGGTACGTCGAGATCTGA
- a CDS encoding peptide deformylase gives MAILPICIVGEPVLHHPTELVELDAQRRPAAELVTLLDDMFATMDAANGVGLAANQVGVAKRMFVYDCPEGERHEARRRGEVINPVLETSEIPETMPDPDDDDEGCLSVPGEQFPTGRADWARVTGVDRNGDEVVVEGTGFFARMLQHEVGHLDGFLYVDVLIGRNARAAKKTIKRQGWGVPGLTWLPGAVEDPFGHDDED, from the coding sequence ATGGCAATCCTCCCGATCTGCATCGTCGGCGAGCCGGTGTTGCATCACCCCACCGAACTCGTCGAGCTCGATGCGCAGCGTCGTCCGGCGGCGGAGCTCGTGACGCTTCTCGACGACATGTTCGCGACCATGGACGCGGCCAACGGCGTCGGTCTGGCCGCCAATCAGGTCGGGGTCGCCAAACGGATGTTCGTCTACGACTGCCCCGAAGGCGAACGGCACGAGGCGCGGCGGCGCGGTGAAGTGATCAACCCGGTACTCGAGACGTCGGAGATCCCGGAGACCATGCCCGATCCCGACGACGATGACGAGGGCTGTCTGTCGGTACCGGGTGAGCAGTTCCCCACCGGGCGTGCCGACTGGGCTCGCGTCACCGGAGTCGATCGCAACGGCGACGAGGTCGTCGTCGAGGGCACCGGATTCTTCGCCCGCATGCTGCAGCACGAGGTCGGCCATCTCGACGGTTTTCTCTATGTCGACGTGCTGATCGGCCGCAACGCCCGGGCCGCGAAGAAGACCATCAAGCGTCAGGGCTGGGGTGTGCCGGGATTGACCTGGCTACCCGGGGCCGTCGAGGACCCGTTCGGGCACGACGACGAGGACTGA
- a CDS encoding DUF3263 domain-containing protein produces MDGAAARSQKQGDQPTPTDPTQTDAAAEVTNPADPHEVGPDGLSRREHDILAFERQWWKYAGAKEEAIKELFGLSATRYYQVLNALVDRPESLAADPMLVKRLRRLRASRQKARAARRLGFEIT; encoded by the coding sequence ATGGACGGCGCAGCTGCGCGAAGCCAGAAGCAGGGCGATCAACCCACACCCACAGACCCCACCCAGACAGACGCTGCCGCCGAAGTGACCAATCCCGCCGATCCGCACGAGGTCGGTCCGGATGGTCTGTCCCGTCGTGAGCACGACATCCTCGCGTTCGAACGGCAGTGGTGGAAGTACGCGGGAGCCAAGGAAGAAGCCATCAAGGAACTCTTCGGGTTGTCGGCCACGCGCTACTACCAGGTGCTCAACGCCCTCGTCGATCGGCCGGAGTCACTGGCCGCCGATCCGATGCTGGTCAAGCGTCTGCGGCGGTTGCGGGCGTCGCGTCAGAAGGCTCGCGCGGCCCGTCGCCTCGGCTTCGAGATCACCTGA
- a CDS encoding LytR C-terminal domain-containing protein, whose amino-acid sequence MNPDREPSRLPLRAGAMLLLALAIVCIGLGWHSAATSGDNPEQDLQEAQRQVTSAAAPSTASASASPSASASADTPELCVFNAGSVSGLAGEVADDLKTKGFQTASPGNITTSSITENTIFYDDGQKSAADEVAAALGGDPSVESRPSSFTQCADGIPVIVVTR is encoded by the coding sequence ATGAATCCTGATCGTGAACCGAGCCGGCTGCCGCTCCGTGCCGGTGCCATGCTGTTGCTGGCGTTGGCCATCGTCTGCATCGGACTGGGCTGGCATTCCGCTGCGACCAGCGGCGACAATCCCGAGCAGGACCTGCAGGAGGCCCAGCGCCAGGTGACGTCGGCAGCGGCACCGAGCACGGCATCGGCCTCCGCGTCGCCGTCGGCCAGCGCGTCGGCCGACACGCCGGAACTGTGCGTTTTCAACGCAGGTTCGGTGTCCGGCCTGGCAGGCGAGGTCGCCGACGATCTGAAGACCAAGGGTTTCCAGACCGCATCACCCGGCAACATCACCACATCGTCGATCACGGAGAACACGATCTTCTACGACGACGGCCAGAAGTCGGCCGCCGACGAGGTGGCCGCCGCACTCGGCGGGGACCCGAGCGTGGAGTCCCGCCCGTCGTCGTTCACGCAGTGCGCGGACGGTATCCCGGTCATCGTGGTCACCCGATGA
- the sodC gene encoding superoxide dismutase[Cu-Zn], with product MTVRSKPGNSTRRTLAVLAAAGIVGAALAACTPDEPATDTPGTTPSVVTGNQAPPGEVDDADGAGNSPQEDATANLIDDSGKSIGEATFAPSGSSVKVTVRLNAESGIPAGFHGMHIHQNGVCTTGGSEAFSSAGSHLQVDGHTGHPSSGDLVSINVLKDGTGETVTTTDAVDLGQIVGKAIVIHEKADNFANIPTRYAPAPDEQTMKTGDAGNRLACGVIEAHE from the coding sequence ATGACCGTCAGATCGAAACCCGGCAATTCGACCCGTCGCACGCTGGCCGTGCTGGCCGCAGCCGGCATCGTCGGCGCGGCGTTGGCCGCATGTACTCCCGACGAGCCGGCGACCGACACACCCGGCACCACCCCGTCGGTGGTGACCGGGAACCAGGCGCCTCCCGGTGAGGTCGACGACGCCGACGGCGCCGGCAATTCACCCCAGGAGGACGCAACCGCGAACCTGATCGACGACAGCGGTAAATCGATCGGCGAGGCGACGTTCGCGCCGAGCGGGTCGTCGGTCAAGGTCACGGTGCGGCTGAACGCCGAGAGCGGGATCCCGGCAGGCTTCCATGGCATGCACATCCACCAGAACGGTGTGTGCACGACCGGTGGCAGCGAGGCGTTCTCGAGCGCAGGCAGCCACCTCCAGGTCGACGGGCACACCGGTCATCCGTCCAGCGGAGACCTCGTGTCCATCAACGTCCTGAAGGACGGCACCGGCGAGACGGTCACCACCACCGACGCGGTGGACCTGGGGCAGATCGTCGGCAAGGCGATCGTCATCCACGAGAAGGCGGACAACTTCGCCAACATCCCCACCCGGTACGCACCGGCGCCGGACGAGCAGACGATGAAGACCGGCGATGCGGGTAATCGGCTGGCGTGTGGGGTCATCGAGGCCCACGAGTGA
- a CDS encoding glutamate--cysteine ligase → MTPIEFDGSPTPSLGVEWEFALTDKVSGDLSNSAADLFALVSERVPDRRGKVHKELLRNTVEIVTGVCRDTPEAIADLSATLDGVRGLTEELGVDLYGAGTHPFAEWSTQLRTEGHRYAELIERTQWWGRQMLIWGVHVHVGISHRDKVLPILGALLNYYPHLLALSASSPMWAGQDTGYASNRAMMFQQLPTAGLPFQFGTWAEFEGFVTDQMTTGIIDHLNEIRWDIRPSPHLGTIEVRVCDGMTNLGELSALVALIHCLVVDLDRRLEAGEDLPQMAPWLVQENKWRAARYGLDAIVILDSDCTERLVTDDLADVLARLAPVAHDLNCVDELSRVADIAARGTSYQRQREVYRRTGDLRAVVNSVVGELE, encoded by the coding sequence ATCACCCCGATCGAGTTCGACGGCTCGCCGACCCCGTCGCTGGGGGTCGAATGGGAATTCGCCCTCACCGACAAGGTGTCCGGCGATCTGTCGAACTCGGCCGCGGATCTGTTCGCGCTGGTGTCCGAGCGGGTGCCGGACCGTCGCGGCAAGGTCCACAAGGAACTCCTGCGCAACACCGTGGAGATCGTCACCGGTGTCTGCCGTGACACGCCCGAGGCGATCGCGGATCTGTCCGCCACGCTCGACGGCGTCCGAGGCCTCACCGAGGAACTCGGTGTCGATCTGTACGGTGCGGGCACCCACCCGTTCGCCGAGTGGTCGACGCAGCTGCGCACCGAGGGACACCGGTACGCGGAGCTGATCGAGCGCACCCAGTGGTGGGGACGTCAGATGCTGATCTGGGGCGTGCACGTGCACGTCGGGATCAGTCACCGCGACAAGGTGTTACCGATCCTCGGCGCCCTGCTGAACTACTACCCGCACCTGCTGGCGCTGTCGGCGTCGTCGCCCATGTGGGCAGGGCAGGACACCGGTTACGCCAGCAACCGCGCGATGATGTTCCAGCAGTTGCCGACGGCAGGACTGCCGTTCCAGTTCGGTACCTGGGCCGAGTTCGAGGGCTTCGTCACCGATCAGATGACCACCGGCATCATCGATCACCTCAACGAGATCCGATGGGACATCAGGCCGTCGCCGCACCTCGGCACCATCGAGGTCCGGGTGTGCGACGGTATGACCAATCTCGGCGAGCTGTCGGCGCTGGTCGCGCTGATCCACTGTCTCGTCGTCGATCTCGATCGGCGACTCGAGGCGGGCGAGGACCTGCCCCAGATGGCGCCGTGGCTGGTGCAGGAGAACAAGTGGCGCGCAGCGCGATACGGGCTGGACGCCATCGTCATCCTGGATTCGGACTGCACCGAGCGCCTGGTGACCGACGATCTCGCCGACGTGCTCGCCCGGCTCGCACCGGTGGCCCACGACCTGAACTGCGTCGACGAACTCTCTCGCGTCGCCGACATCGCCGCCCGCGGTACGAGTTACCAGCGCCAGCGCGAGGTCTATCGACGCACCGGTGACCTGCGCGCCGTGGTCAACTCGGTGGTCGGCGAGTTGGAGTGA
- the mnhG gene encoding monovalent cation/H(+) antiporter subunit G, whose product MIGDIISSVLLLLGATMALTTSIGMLRFPDTLSRMHASTKPQTFGLLLVLIGAMIRLGRNVDVGMLVLACLFALITAPVIAHRIGRLVYQEQRARDGLIAREDMESGTRD is encoded by the coding sequence ATGATCGGTGACATCATCTCGTCGGTGCTGTTGCTCCTCGGGGCGACGATGGCGCTGACCACCTCGATCGGCATGTTGCGCTTCCCGGACACGCTGAGCCGGATGCACGCGTCGACGAAGCCGCAGACCTTCGGTCTGCTGCTGGTCCTGATCGGCGCGATGATCCGCCTCGGCCGCAACGTCGACGTCGGGATGCTGGTCCTGGCCTGCCTGTTCGCCCTCATCACCGCCCCGGTGATCGCACACCGCATCGGCCGGCTGGTCTATCAGGAGCAACGGGCACGCGACGGTCTCATCGCACGCGAGGACATGGAGTCCGGCACCCGGGATTAG
- a CDS encoding monovalent cation/H+ antiporter complex subunit F: MTYVWVIVSALLMIAAVLTTIRVLRGPTTLDRLVALDTVIALCMCGLGAWAAYSRDSTVVPAIVALSLVSFVGSVAIARFRVRDDET; encoded by the coding sequence ATGACCTACGTCTGGGTGATCGTGAGTGCGCTGCTGATGATCGCCGCGGTGCTGACCACCATTCGCGTCCTGCGCGGTCCCACCACGCTCGACCGGCTCGTAGCGCTCGACACCGTCATCGCGCTGTGTATGTGCGGGCTCGGTGCGTGGGCCGCGTACAGCCGCGACTCGACCGTGGTCCCGGCCATCGTCGCGCTGTCGCTGGTGAGTTTCGTCGGGTCGGTGGCCATCGCCCGTTTCCGAGTGAGGGATGACGAGACATGA
- a CDS encoding Na+/H+ antiporter subunit E has product MKNRSAARPVRARIITAWRVSLLFIFWNVVSGYVWVRDRVRIPRWLGSDGREVAVRLWSLAWLTFVWVLLWGTISWANIIGGLVLATAIVTLLPLPRVPVEGRIHPIGLLVLIGRLIVDFFMSSAQVAWAAIRPGKPPLGAVVRVRLAIKSDLVLTLAVDYLNLVPGTMVLEIDHRRRMLYIHVFDVRNEKRLAAFRKQVEFVERAFIRAFERDSEWHPSPYHGIDEDYHRVARANGGER; this is encoded by the coding sequence ATGAAGAACCGGTCCGCGGCGCGTCCGGTGCGCGCACGCATCATCACCGCCTGGCGAGTGTCTCTGCTGTTCATCTTCTGGAATGTGGTGAGCGGCTACGTCTGGGTCCGTGATCGGGTCCGCATCCCGCGCTGGCTCGGCAGCGATGGCCGCGAGGTCGCGGTCCGGCTCTGGAGTCTGGCCTGGCTCACCTTTGTCTGGGTGTTGCTCTGGGGCACCATCTCGTGGGCCAACATCATCGGCGGTCTGGTGCTGGCGACCGCCATCGTCACCCTGTTGCCGCTGCCGCGGGTGCCGGTCGAGGGCCGCATCCACCCGATCGGGCTGCTGGTCCTGATCGGACGGCTGATCGTCGACTTCTTCATGTCCAGCGCCCAGGTGGCGTGGGCAGCGATCCGGCCGGGGAAGCCGCCGCTCGGCGCGGTCGTGCGGGTCCGTCTGGCGATCAAATCCGATCTGGTCCTCACCCTGGCCGTCGACTACCTCAACCTGGTGCCCGGCACCATGGTGCTCGAGATCGACCACCGCAGGCGCATGCTCTACATCCACGTCTTCGACGTCCGCAACGAGAAGCGCCTCGCGGCGTTCCGCAAGCAGGTCGAGTTCGTCGAGCGGGCGTTCATCCGAGCATTCGAGCGCGACAGCGAGTGGCATCCGAGTCCGTACCACGGGATCGACGAGGACTACCACCGCGTCGCACGCGCGAACGGGGGTGAGCGATGA
- a CDS encoding Na+/H+ antiporter subunit D, which yields MIPQTSWVPVLITLPTLVPIVAAALTLLGGRSPRFQRAIAVGAISVAFIASCMLLYLTNAHGTFAVTIGGWGDKGFPNGPLGITLVVDQLAALMLVVSTIVLLCVVVYAVGQGIRDGTSQQPVSIFLPTYLILTAGVCNAFLSGDLFNLYVSFEVLLAASFVLLTLGASPERVRAGASYVMVSMVSSLIFLSGIAFAYATTGTLNLAEMAARLDHVPDGTRNALYAVLLVAFGIKAAVFPLSTWLPDSYPTAPAPVTAVFAGLLTKVGVYAIIRAHTLLFPGGSMDNVLLIAGLLTMLIGIFGAIAQSDIKRLLSFTLVSHIGYMVFGIALSSRFGLSAAIYYVAHHILVQTTLFLVVGLIERQAGSSSLRRLGGLIATPVLAALFLIPALNLGGIPPFSGFIGKVALLEAGAQDGSVLAWVLVAGSVVTSLLTLYVMARVWTKGFWRARADAPEGDLADKGPSALIDESTDIAFDDRADVGRMPIGMVIPTAVMVAAGLVLTLWAGPIIGFTDRAAADIADRGIYMQAVLGGDGR from the coding sequence ATGATCCCGCAGACGTCGTGGGTCCCGGTGCTCATCACCCTGCCCACGCTGGTGCCGATCGTGGCGGCCGCTCTCACCCTGCTCGGTGGCCGGAGCCCGCGGTTCCAGCGCGCGATCGCGGTCGGCGCGATCTCGGTGGCGTTCATCGCGTCGTGCATGCTGCTCTACCTGACCAACGCGCACGGCACGTTCGCCGTCACCATCGGCGGCTGGGGCGACAAGGGCTTCCCGAACGGACCACTCGGCATCACGCTCGTCGTCGACCAGCTCGCCGCCCTGATGCTGGTGGTGTCGACCATCGTGCTGCTGTGCGTCGTCGTCTACGCGGTCGGCCAGGGTATTCGCGACGGGACGTCGCAGCAGCCGGTGTCGATCTTCCTGCCGACCTACCTGATCCTGACCGCCGGTGTGTGCAACGCCTTCCTCTCCGGCGACCTGTTCAACCTGTATGTGTCGTTCGAGGTCCTGCTGGCGGCGAGCTTCGTGCTGCTCACGCTGGGCGCCAGTCCCGAACGCGTACGCGCCGGTGCGTCGTACGTGATGGTGTCGATGGTCTCGTCGCTGATCTTCCTGTCCGGGATCGCCTTCGCCTACGCGACCACCGGAACGCTCAACCTCGCCGAGATGGCCGCCCGCCTCGATCACGTGCCCGACGGCACCCGCAACGCGCTGTACGCCGTGTTACTCGTGGCCTTCGGCATCAAGGCCGCCGTGTTCCCGCTGTCCACCTGGCTGCCCGACTCCTACCCGACCGCACCCGCGCCGGTCACCGCGGTGTTCGCTGGGTTGCTCACCAAGGTCGGTGTGTACGCGATCATCCGGGCCCACACCCTGCTCTTCCCGGGCGGGTCGATGGACAACGTGCTCCTGATCGCGGGTCTGCTCACCATGCTGATCGGCATCTTCGGCGCGATCGCACAATCCGACATCAAACGACTGCTGTCGTTCACCCTGGTCAGCCACATCGGCTACATGGTGTTCGGCATCGCGTTGTCGTCGCGGTTCGGGTTGTCGGCGGCCATCTACTACGTCGCCCACCACATCCTCGTGCAGACCACGCTGTTCCTGGTGGTGGGACTCATCGAACGTCAGGCCGGGTCGTCGTCGCTGCGCAGGCTGGGCGGGCTCATCGCGACCCCGGTGCTGGCCGCGCTGTTCCTGATCCCGGCCCTGAATCTCGGTGGCATCCCGCCGTTCTCCGGTTTCATCGGCAAGGTCGCGCTCCTCGAGGCCGGTGCGCAGGACGGCTCGGTGCTGGCGTGGGTCCTGGTCGCGGGCTCGGTGGTGACGAGCCTGCTCACGCTGTATGTCATGGCACGTGTGTGGACCAAGGGTTTCTGGCGTGCCCGCGCGGACGCGCCGGAGGGCGACCTGGCCGACAAGGGCCCGTCGGCCCTGATCGACGAGAGCACCGACATCGCCTTCGACGACCGGGCGGACGTCGGCCGGATGCCGATCGGCATGGTCATCCCGACCGCGGTGATGGTGGCCGCCGGACTCGTGCTGACCCTGTGGGCAGGCCCGATCATCGGTTTCACCGACCGGGCGGCCGCCGACATCGCCGACCGTGGCATCTACATGCAGGCTGTACTCGGAGGTGACGGCCGATGA
- a CDS encoding Na(+)/H(+) antiporter subunit C has product MSINLGLLIVIGVLAACGAYLLMERSLIRMLFGLLLCGNAINLLILVVSGGMGNPPILGRSSESRAADADPLAQAMILTAIVITMGVAAFVLSLVYRLFVINRDDDDLDDDTEDVKILSGSLNTAPDRDRSDDPVTLADTAAGDLYDDQGNPLTPEEFAARHAEMIETDLMPEDADVVDENVADSESASSTSDPTDGAHR; this is encoded by the coding sequence GTGAGCATCAACCTCGGACTGCTGATCGTGATCGGCGTGCTGGCGGCCTGCGGCGCGTACCTGTTGATGGAACGCAGCCTGATCCGCATGCTGTTCGGTCTCCTGTTGTGCGGCAACGCGATCAATCTGCTGATCCTCGTGGTGTCCGGCGGCATGGGAAACCCGCCGATCCTGGGGCGGTCGTCGGAGAGCCGTGCCGCCGACGCCGATCCGTTGGCGCAGGCGATGATCCTGACCGCCATCGTCATCACCATGGGCGTCGCCGCCTTCGTGCTGTCGCTGGTCTACCGCCTCTTCGTGATCAACCGCGACGACGACGACCTCGACGACGACACCGAGGACGTGAAGATCCTCAGCGGGTCGCTCAACACCGCCCCTGACCGCGACCGCAGCGACGACCCGGTCACCCTGGCCGACACCGCAGCGGGCGATCTGTACGACGACCAGGGCAATCCGCTCACACCGGAGGAGTTCGCGGCCCGGCACGCGGAGATGATCGAGACCGACCTGATGCCCGAGGACGCCGACGTGGTCGACGAGAACGTCGCCGACAGCGAATCCGCGAGCAGTACCTCCGACCCGACCGATGGAGCCCACCGATGA